One part of the Quercus lobata isolate SW786 chromosome 7, ValleyOak3.0 Primary Assembly, whole genome shotgun sequence genome encodes these proteins:
- the LOC115952150 gene encoding ruvB-like protein 1, with protein MYVVNRYIDEGVAELVPGVLFIDEVHMLDMECFLYLNRVLESSLSPIVIFATNRGFCNVRGTDMNRPHGIPVDLLDRLVIIRTQTYDVADMIKILALRANVEDLVIDDESLAYLGDIGLQASSRHAVQLLSPSSIMAKMNGRDNICKADIEEVKALSMDAKSSARLLQAQQEKYIS; from the exons ATGTAT GTTGTTAACCGGTACATTGATGAAGGTGTAGCAGAACTTGTCCCTGGAGTTCTATTCATTGATGAG GTACATATGCTGGATATGGAATGCTTTTTATACTTGAATCGTGTTTTAGAGAGCTCACTGTCTCCAATAGTAATCTTTGCCACAAACAGAGGGTTTTGCAATGTGAG AGGGACTGATATGAACCGTCCTCATGGCATACCTGTCGACTTGTTGGACCGGTTGGTTATTATCCGAACACAAACTTATGATGTTGCTGACATGATAAAG ATTTTGGCTCTCCGTGCAAATGTGGAGGACCTAGTAATAGATGACGAAAGTTTGGCTTACCTGGGTGACATTGGTCTACAAGCATCCTCAAG GCATGCAGTTCAGCTGTTATCGCCCTCCAGTATTATGGCAAAAATGAATGGCCGTGACAATATCTGCAAG GCGGATATTGAGGAAGTGAAAGCTCTCTCTATGGATGCAAAGTCTTCAGCAAGACTTCTTCAAGCGCAGCAGGAAAAATACATTTCATGA